A genomic window from Camelina sativa cultivar DH55 chromosome 2, Cs, whole genome shotgun sequence includes:
- the LOC104742194 gene encoding uncharacterized protein LOC104742194, producing MEEQIGGSDERWKGSLENITEMASNLDSLQKLLLKKAVFVEEDTFSRASLVSEQSRTIKVLEQRVQTLERELDAAITAAAHARSEKRQAESSQKAAESRALEVTKELENTTKVFKLHMEELRGMQEQISKRDNEIKLLEAIIQTLGGKERLGKSRVNG from the exons atgGAGGAGCAGATCGGAGGGAGTGATGAGAGATGGAAAGGATCGTTGGAGAATATAACGGAGATGGCATCGAATCTCGATTCTCTTCAGAAACTTCTTCTTAAGAAAGCAGTCTTCGTCGAAGAAGACACTTTCTCTAGAGCCTCTCTCGTCTCCGAGCAATCCAGAACAATCAAG gttcTTGAGCAAAGGGTACAAACACTAGAAAGAGAACTAGATGCTGCCATTACAGCTGCTGCTCATGCTCGGTCAGAGAAACGCCAAGCTGAGTCTTCTCAAAAAGCTGCTGAATCACGTGCCTTAGAGGTCACAAAAGAGCTTGAGAACACCACAA AGGTTTTCAAGCTGCATATGGAAGAACTTCGAGGTATGCAAGAACAGATCTCCAAACGCGATAACGAGATTAAACTCTTGGAAGCTATAATCCAAACGCTTGGCGGCAAAGAGCGGCTGGGAAAAAGCCGTGtgaatggatga